CGGTCAATGAGCTGATCATGCCACTCCTTGGGATATATGTTCGATCGAACCCAGTTTATCGAAGATACCTACGAATCGCGACGTGCGAGCAGGAACGGTGGGTCGTGTTGCCTATCGGCGGACAGCTCTACGCTTGGCCGAAGCCTCGGCAGCGATCCACGCCTGCTGTGCGCCAGTCAACTGAGATGAACCGGAGGCTCCAGCTGCTGAAGCCGATGCATTGGACCCGGCCGCAGCCCCACGCCAACCATGCGCGATGGCCAAAGCCACCGCATCGGCCGCGTCGGCAGGTTTCGGTGGCTCATCGAGACGACAAATCTTGGCGACCATTTTGCCGATCGCCGCTTTGGTGGCCTGCCCGGAACCGGTCACTGCCGCCTTGACCTCGGTAGGCGTATGCAACGCCACAGGAATGCCACGACGGGCAGCAGCGGTAATGACTACGCC
The nucleotide sequence above comes from Glutamicibacter sp. B1. Encoded proteins:
- the ruvC gene encoding crossover junction endodeoxyribonuclease RuvC; this encodes MSLRVVGVDPGLTRCGLAVVDVAANRQVSLIDVTVAGTPPGTPLDARLLKIANAIDSWLDQHKPDVLALERVFASANVSTVIGTAQVTGVVITAAARRGIPVALHTPTEVKAAVTGSGQATKAAIGKMVAKICRLDEPPKPADAADAVALAIAHGWRGAAAGSNASASAAGASGSSQLTGAQQAWIAAEASAKRRAVRR